Proteins encoded within one genomic window of Callithrix jacchus isolate 240 chromosome 11, calJac240_pri, whole genome shotgun sequence:
- the TMEM176B gene encoding transmembrane protein 176B isoform X1 has protein sequence MKATELGSVSPNGQGWASNSQIPGRMAQNMVTVNGVAVSSTPYQPTYVNIHIHQESALTQLLKAGGSLKQFLFRPGNTAPSRAGISYKQLALGVTQILLGLVSCVLGVCFCLGPWTVLRASGCAFWAGSAAIAAGAGAIVHEKRRGRLAGYVSSLLTLAGFATAVAAVVLCVNSFFWQTDDLSYIDTVCDSPDPAIPTTKYGWMRQARQNISWQQTDCRDHMRLLRRLFTAICALFLAVCILEVIVSLASLGVGLRNLCGWRSSPPLDEGGSEKKLLGENSVPPSPSREQLPPAVVL, from the exons ATGAAAGCAACAGAGCTGGGATCCGTGTCTCCCAACGGCCAAGGTTGGGCTTCCAACTCCCAAATTCCAG GCAGGATGGCCCAAAACATGGTGACGGTGAATGGTGTTGCTGTGTCCTCTACACCATACCAGCCCACCTACGTCAATATCCACATCCACCAGGAATCAGCTTTGACACAACTGCTGAAAGCGGGAGGTTCTCTGAAGCAGTTTCTTTTTCGTCCTGGCAACACTGCACCTTCCAGAGCTGGGATAAGTTACAAGCAGCTGGCTCTAGGG GTAACTCAGATATTGCTGGGGCTGGTGAGCTGTGTCCTTGGAGTGTGCTTCTGCTTGGGGCCCTGGACTGTGCTTCGTGCCTCAGGCTGTGCCTTCTGGGCGGGGTCTGCG GCGATTGCAGCAGGAGCTGGGGCCATTGTCCATGAGAAGCGCCGGGGCAGACTTGCT GGCTACGTATCCAGCCTGCTCACTCTGGCAGGCTTTGCTACAGCGGTGGCTGCTGTTGTTCTCTGCGTGAACAGCTTCTTCTGGCAAACTGATGACCTTTCCTACATTGACACTGTGTGTGATTCCCCGGACCCTGCCATCCCTACCACTAAGTACGGATGGATGCGGCAAGCAAGACAGAATATCAGTTGGCAGCAGACAGATTGTCGAGATCACATGCGGTTGCTGAGG AGGTTGTTCACAGCAATCTGTGCCCTGTTCCTGGCCGTCTGTATCTTGGAGGTCATTGTGTCCTTGGCTTCCCTGGGAGTGGGTCTTCGAAACTTGTGTGGTTGGAGGAGCTCCCCACCCCTG gatgaGGGAGGATCAGAGAAGAAGCTATTGGGGGAGAATTCAGTGCCCCCCTCTCCCTCTAGGGAGCAGCTGCCCCCTGCCGTGGTCCTGTGA
- the TMEM176B gene encoding transmembrane protein 176B isoform X2 → MAQNMVTVNGVAVSSTPYQPTYVNIHIHQESALTQLLKAGGSLKQFLFRPGNTAPSRAGISYKQLALGVTQILLGLVSCVLGVCFCLGPWTVLRASGCAFWAGSAAIAAGAGAIVHEKRRGRLAGYVSSLLTLAGFATAVAAVVLCVNSFFWQTDDLSYIDTVCDSPDPAIPTTKYGWMRQARQNISWQQTDCRDHMRLLRRLFTAICALFLAVCILEVIVSLASLGVGLRNLCGWRSSPPLDEGGSEKKLLGENSVPPSPSREQLPPAVVL, encoded by the exons ATGGCCCAAAACATGGTGACGGTGAATGGTGTTGCTGTGTCCTCTACACCATACCAGCCCACCTACGTCAATATCCACATCCACCAGGAATCAGCTTTGACACAACTGCTGAAAGCGGGAGGTTCTCTGAAGCAGTTTCTTTTTCGTCCTGGCAACACTGCACCTTCCAGAGCTGGGATAAGTTACAAGCAGCTGGCTCTAGGG GTAACTCAGATATTGCTGGGGCTGGTGAGCTGTGTCCTTGGAGTGTGCTTCTGCTTGGGGCCCTGGACTGTGCTTCGTGCCTCAGGCTGTGCCTTCTGGGCGGGGTCTGCG GCGATTGCAGCAGGAGCTGGGGCCATTGTCCATGAGAAGCGCCGGGGCAGACTTGCT GGCTACGTATCCAGCCTGCTCACTCTGGCAGGCTTTGCTACAGCGGTGGCTGCTGTTGTTCTCTGCGTGAACAGCTTCTTCTGGCAAACTGATGACCTTTCCTACATTGACACTGTGTGTGATTCCCCGGACCCTGCCATCCCTACCACTAAGTACGGATGGATGCGGCAAGCAAGACAGAATATCAGTTGGCAGCAGACAGATTGTCGAGATCACATGCGGTTGCTGAGG AGGTTGTTCACAGCAATCTGTGCCCTGTTCCTGGCCGTCTGTATCTTGGAGGTCATTGTGTCCTTGGCTTCCCTGGGAGTGGGTCTTCGAAACTTGTGTGGTTGGAGGAGCTCCCCACCCCTG gatgaGGGAGGATCAGAGAAGAAGCTATTGGGGGAGAATTCAGTGCCCCCCTCTCCCTCTAGGGAGCAGCTGCCCCCTGCCGTGGTCCTGTGA